One window of Apteryx mantelli isolate bAptMan1 chromosome 8, bAptMan1.hap1, whole genome shotgun sequence genomic DNA carries:
- the DMRTA2 gene encoding doublesex- and mab-3-related transcription factor A2, translating into MELRSELPSVPAAPPPVPPSSVAAAAAAAAATLPVSVAGSLLRAPPLLLRAAEKYPRTPKCARCRNHGVVSALKGHKRYCRWKDCMCAKCTLIAERQRVMAAQVALRRQQAQEENEARELQLLYGTAEGLALAAANGIIPPRPAYEVFGSVCAGAGGDGGAGASDAKMQKFELFPKTLLPSRAVTPQQAGGKPLSPDGESVPGTSSPDARHGSGSENGDGESFLSSPVSKGAKEGEESPGSISPLGSDSGSEADKDEQDPSPAAGGRQRTPIDILTRVFPAHKRSVLELVLQGCGGDVVQAIEQILNNRGPDKGPEEGWPRDGALQGLPPTPAAAAAAHHRPLIAGAMAPAIGALGSRSAFSPLQPNATHFGAEAGAYPLGTHLGLNPLRLAYSAHSRGLAFMTPYSTAGLMPTLGFRPPVDYAFSDLMRDRSAVHKEQVYSNGLYGPMVNNTPEKQ; encoded by the exons ATGGAGCTGCGGTCGGAGCTGCCCAGcgtgccggccgcgccgccgccggtgccccccagctcggtggcggcggcggcggcggcggcggcggccacgctGCCGGTGAGCGTGGCCGGGAGCCTGCTGcgggcgccgccgctgctgctgcgggCGGCCGAGAAGTACCCGCGGACGCCCAAGTGCGCGCGGTGCCGCAACCACGGCGTGGTGTCGGCGCTCAAGGGCCACAAGCGCTACTGCCGCTGGAAGGACTGCATGTGCGCCAAGTGCACGCTCATCGCCGAGCGCCAGCGCGTCATGGCCGCGCAGGTGGCGCTGCGCCGCCAGCAGGCGCAGGAGGAGAACGAGGCCCGCGAGCTGCAGCTGCTCTACGGCACCGCCGAGGGGCTGGCGCTGGCGGCCGCCAACGGCATCatcccgccgcggcccgcctaCGAGGTCTTCGGCTCCGtgtgcgccggggccggcggcgacgGAGGCGCCGGCGCCTCAG acGCCAAGATGCAGAAGTTTGAGCTGTTCCCCAAGACGCTGCTGCCGAGCCGCGCCGTGACGCCGCAGCAGGCGGGCGGGAAGCCGCTGTCCCCGGACGGCGAGTCCGTGCCCGGCACCTCCTCCCCGGACGCTCGCCACGGCTCGGGCTCGGAGAACGGGGACGGCGAGTCCTTCCTGAGCTCGCCCGTGTCCAAGGGCGCCAAGGAGGGGGAGGAGAGCCCGGGCTCCATCAGCCCGCTGGGCTCGGACTCGGGCTCGGAGGCGGACAAGGACGAGCAGGACCCGTCgcccgcggccggcggccggcAGCGGACTCCCATCGACATCCTGACGCGCGTCTTCCCGGCGCACAAGCGCAGCGTGCTGGAGCTGGTGCTGCAGGGCTGCGGCGGGGACGTGGTACAGGCCATCGAGCAGATCCTCAACAACCGCGGCCCGGACAAGGGCCCCGAGGAGGGCTGGCCCCGGGACGGCGCCCTGCAGGGCCTGCCGCCcacgcccgccgccgccgccgccgcccaccaCCGGCCCTTGATAGCCGGCGCCATGGCCCCGGCCATCGGCGCCCTGGGCAGCCGCTCCGCCTTCTCGCCCCTGCAGCCCAACGCCACGCACTTCGGCGCCGAGGCCGGCGCCTACCCGCTGGGCACCCACCTGGGACTCAACCCGCTGCGCCTCGCCTACTCGGCGCACAGCCGCGGACTGGCCTTCATGACGCCCTACTCCACGGCCGGGCTCATGCCCACGCTGGGCTTCCGGCCGCCCGTGGACTACGCCTTCAGCGACCTCATGCGGGACCGCTCCGCCGTGCACAAGGAGCAGGTCTACTCCAACGGCCTCTACGGGCCCATGGTCAACAACACCCCCGAGAAGCAAtag